A single genomic interval of Rosistilla ulvae harbors:
- a CDS encoding cytochrome-c peroxidase: MKTSYSSIFRHPRWLVPGTDIQPTETAANRAVPADRGRNSLTTTISLIWIALHISQAGCNSPELDSIVLATPITMQTVTNPLPSEPITPLRANANLPAGKVELGRQLFHDKRLSADNSISCATCHEIGKGGGDGLETAVGYNGQVGLLNTPTVFNSSLSLAQFWDGRVATLEQQVSGPIHNPIEMATNWPDVIFKLQQDKRFELAFTKEYPSGIVEASLVNAIATFEKSLITVNSPFDRYLQGDRSALSETATQGYMLFKELGCIACHQGNAVGGNMFQKFGVMEDYFSNDDANASVHKGRYNVTQRKSDLHRFKVPTLRNVELTGPYFHHGKTETLREAIEVMAVHQLGTHVDENETMLIEEFLKSLTGQIRKEWE, from the coding sequence ATGAAGACGAGTTACAGTTCAATATTCCGTCATCCGCGATGGTTGGTTCCGGGAACCGACATCCAGCCCACAGAGACGGCGGCAAACCGAGCGGTACCAGCCGATCGCGGGCGCAATTCGTTGACCACGACGATCTCGTTGATATGGATCGCGCTCCACATCAGCCAAGCCGGTTGCAACTCGCCCGAGTTGGATTCGATCGTTCTGGCGACACCGATAACGATGCAAACGGTCACCAACCCGTTACCTTCCGAACCGATCACACCATTGCGAGCCAACGCCAACCTGCCTGCGGGCAAGGTCGAATTGGGACGACAATTGTTCCACGACAAACGCTTATCTGCAGACAATTCGATCTCCTGCGCCACGTGTCACGAGATCGGCAAAGGAGGTGGCGATGGCTTGGAAACAGCCGTCGGATACAACGGCCAAGTAGGCTTGCTGAACACCCCCACGGTTTTCAACAGCAGCCTTTCTTTGGCTCAATTTTGGGACGGTCGCGTGGCTACGCTGGAACAACAGGTTTCCGGACCGATCCACAATCCGATCGAGATGGCGACGAATTGGCCCGATGTGATCTTCAAATTGCAACAGGACAAACGCTTCGAATTGGCGTTCACGAAAGAATACCCAAGCGGGATTGTCGAAGCGTCGCTCGTCAACGCGATCGCGACATTCGAAAAGTCTCTGATCACGGTGAACTCGCCGTTCGATCGATATCTGCAGGGCGATCGATCAGCGCTTTCCGAAACAGCGACTCAGGGGTACATGTTATTCAAAGAACTGGGATGCATCGCGTGTCATCAAGGAAACGCGGTGGGGGGCAATATGTTTCAGAAGTTTGGCGTCATGGAAGATTACTTCTCCAACGACGATGCAAACGCAAGCGTCCACAAAGGCCGCTACAACGTGACCCAACGCAAATCCGACCTGCATCGATTCAAAGTCCCCACACTGCGAAACGTCGAACTGACCGGCCCGTATTTCCATCATGGCAAGACGGAGACCCTTCGCGAAGCGATCGAGGTCATGGCAGTACATCAATTGGGAACTCACGTGGATGAAAATGAAACGATGTTGATCGAAGAGTTCCTCAAGAGTTTGACCGGCCAAATCAGAAAGGAATGGGAATGA
- a CDS encoding PAS domain S-box protein, whose protein sequence is MKRAIPNLLFMAFTSIVIVGLYFGSVDRVSRDYALLEKELRVTKQLNVDLDSSVLSLRLGIRQDYDQLTYCEQALHRSVSDGLRKLEARWVVTPRLHYRIRDLNEMVQQKIVLSHEFKSTHAIVRNSSAALQRNIQLAKRNPNLPRNIQLGLANLETAGYRFSLSGNSTDRKQFNDAIEMLEGELLASAEGQTFPKIDWAIRHGLKLLELRQLLDETVLRLVDLPVRTLTLDVMDQAKKIYQSRLTTQNRYHAAWIVAIMVLLGYCITQATALWKNAHELNVINKVLQQRRDDQHADLQRSQEFFQSVLDAIDSPICVLDASGQIVETNASWSEFSRNQNAQDLDVGSNYPQQCRRRVEDGLNPGANQVADAIDAVINGRDAQHVPVYECDSETQKYWYQVNVTPLRNHQAGAAVVTHLDITERVTAERELLETSEHLELLSLVAKYTDNTVVITDAEGRIEWVNDGFERASGHSFDDVKGKIPGHILYGEKTDPQTIEQINQRVGQKKGFDVEILHYRKTGEPYWVAIGARPIHKENGELVRYIAIESEITGRKESEARLAAVTTNLKMQKQTLDAVLESVAAGIVSVNQLGDIVSFNPAAEEIFGEHWLKSKSMLEQFQAVEIVDPITYEMIPLIELPMVRALQGEQVRNEELLVRRKDKDVLVSINAIPLTSDGQQGAVITVLDITQQWKRDLNQRMLREGLDFAQDAMLVCESTGRIIDANESSCKRLGYAREELLQIAISDFDPGLPNEKWPEFWAQLKERNAMVLESRHRQKDGTTFPVEVTINYSAFGGIEYACCFVRDITARKQAEREREQLADELQNTARQAGMAEVATGVLHNVGNVLNSVNVSTNLIRDRINASPVEHLMKAADVIAENEADLGNFLTNDKRGKYFPTLLKQLATSFHNERDAQRNEIQALTKSVEHIKEIVSMQQSFAKKSGDTESVDPIELIEDAAKINDASLTRHGVELVREFEDVPNIEVRKHEVLQIMINLIKNAKQAVDKSDASEKIIRLTARTEGEHVRLEVHDNGIGISKENLKNIFRHGFTTKTTGHGFGLHSCANSAREMGGSMSVHSEGVGRGATFTLKLPLHGRSSKINHPAPQQAIDSLSIVSPPSCPLFNM, encoded by the coding sequence ATGAAACGCGCAATCCCCAATCTTCTGTTTATGGCGTTCACGAGCATCGTAATCGTCGGCCTGTATTTTGGTTCGGTCGACCGCGTCAGCAGAGACTATGCACTGTTGGAAAAAGAGTTGCGTGTGACCAAACAACTCAACGTCGACCTCGACTCATCAGTCCTTTCGCTGCGTCTAGGCATCCGCCAAGACTACGACCAACTGACCTACTGCGAACAAGCACTCCACCGCAGCGTTTCGGATGGTCTCCGCAAGCTCGAAGCGCGTTGGGTCGTAACACCTCGCCTGCACTATCGCATCCGAGATCTCAACGAGATGGTCCAACAGAAGATCGTGCTTTCCCACGAGTTCAAGTCGACGCATGCCATCGTTCGAAATTCGAGCGCCGCGTTGCAACGGAACATCCAATTGGCCAAACGAAATCCCAACTTACCGAGAAACATCCAATTGGGATTGGCCAATCTAGAAACGGCGGGATATCGATTCTCATTGTCCGGCAACTCGACCGACCGCAAACAATTCAACGATGCAATCGAGATGCTGGAAGGCGAATTGTTAGCTTCGGCAGAAGGGCAGACATTCCCGAAGATCGACTGGGCAATTCGGCATGGCTTGAAATTGCTCGAACTGCGTCAACTTCTCGACGAGACGGTTTTGCGTCTGGTGGATCTCCCGGTGCGGACGTTGACTCTGGATGTAATGGACCAAGCCAAGAAGATCTACCAAAGTCGGTTGACCACCCAGAATCGTTACCATGCAGCATGGATCGTCGCGATCATGGTGCTATTGGGATACTGCATCACGCAAGCGACAGCGCTTTGGAAAAACGCTCACGAACTGAACGTTATCAACAAAGTACTGCAACAGCGTCGCGACGACCAGCACGCTGATCTCCAGCGTTCTCAAGAGTTCTTCCAGAGCGTCCTCGATGCGATCGATTCGCCGATCTGCGTCTTAGATGCTTCCGGCCAGATCGTCGAAACCAACGCATCTTGGAGTGAGTTTTCTCGCAACCAAAACGCTCAAGATCTGGACGTTGGCAGCAATTACCCTCAGCAATGTCGTCGCCGTGTGGAGGATGGTCTCAACCCCGGCGCCAACCAAGTTGCCGACGCAATCGATGCGGTCATCAACGGACGCGATGCACAACATGTCCCGGTCTATGAATGCGATTCGGAAACTCAAAAGTATTGGTACCAGGTCAACGTGACCCCGCTGCGCAATCACCAAGCCGGTGCTGCGGTGGTCACGCATTTAGACATCACTGAACGAGTGACAGCCGAGCGAGAATTACTGGAAACTTCCGAACATCTAGAACTCCTCTCGTTGGTTGCAAAATACACCGACAACACCGTGGTGATCACCGACGCCGAAGGCCGAATCGAATGGGTGAACGATGGTTTTGAGCGGGCCTCCGGACATTCGTTTGACGACGTGAAAGGCAAGATTCCCGGCCATATCCTGTATGGCGAAAAGACCGATCCGCAAACGATCGAACAAATCAACCAACGGGTAGGTCAGAAAAAGGGATTCGATGTCGAGATCCTCCACTATCGCAAGACGGGTGAACCGTACTGGGTAGCGATCGGAGCGCGGCCGATTCATAAAGAGAACGGTGAGCTTGTCCGCTATATCGCCATCGAAAGCGAGATCACCGGACGCAAGGAATCCGAAGCCCGCCTGGCAGCGGTGACCACCAATTTGAAGATGCAAAAACAGACGCTTGATGCCGTCTTAGAAAGTGTCGCAGCCGGCATCGTCTCAGTCAATCAACTGGGCGACATCGTCAGCTTTAACCCCGCCGCAGAAGAGATTTTTGGTGAACATTGGCTGAAATCGAAATCGATGTTGGAACAGTTCCAGGCGGTGGAGATCGTCGATCCGATCACCTACGAAATGATTCCGTTGATCGAATTGCCGATGGTCCGCGCGCTACAAGGCGAACAGGTTCGCAATGAAGAATTGTTGGTGCGGCGGAAAGACAAAGATGTGCTGGTTTCGATCAACGCCATCCCGCTGACCTCCGATGGCCAGCAAGGCGCCGTGATCACCGTACTGGATATCACCCAACAATGGAAACGCGACCTCAATCAACGGATGCTTCGCGAGGGACTCGACTTCGCGCAGGATGCCATGTTGGTCTGTGAAAGCACGGGCCGGATTATCGATGCCAATGAAAGCAGTTGTAAACGCCTGGGCTACGCTCGTGAGGAACTGCTGCAGATTGCGATATCCGATTTCGACCCAGGCCTGCCAAACGAGAAGTGGCCCGAATTTTGGGCCCAACTGAAAGAACGCAACGCGATGGTATTGGAGAGCCGACACCGGCAAAAGGATGGCACGACGTTCCCGGTTGAGGTCACGATCAACTACAGCGCTTTTGGTGGGATTGAATACGCCTGCTGTTTTGTTCGCGACATCACGGCGCGGAAACAAGCCGAGCGAGAGCGAGAACAATTGGCCGATGAACTGCAAAACACCGCTCGTCAGGCTGGCATGGCCGAGGTCGCCACCGGAGTCCTGCACAACGTTGGCAACGTGCTCAACAGCGTCAACGTTTCGACTAATTTGATTCGCGACCGGATCAATGCCAGTCCCGTCGAGCATCTAATGAAAGCGGCGGACGTGATCGCGGAGAACGAAGCGGACCTGGGAAATTTCCTGACCAACGATAAACGGGGCAAGTACTTTCCCACCTTGCTGAAACAACTGGCGACCAGCTTTCACAACGAACGCGACGCCCAACGCAACGAGATCCAGGCGTTGACCAAGAGCGTCGAACACATCAAGGAGATCGTTTCGATGCAGCAATCGTTCGCCAAAAAGAGCGGTGACACCGAGTCGGTCGACCCGATCGAATTGATCGAAGACGCGGCAAAGATCAACGACGCCAGTTTGACGCGACATGGTGTCGAATTAGTCCGCGAATTCGAAGACGTGCCCAACATCGAAGTCCGCAAGCACGAGGTCCTTCAAATCATGATCAACCTGATCAAGAACGCCAAACAGGCCGTGGACAAGTCGGATGCCAGCGAGAAGATCATCCGCTTAACCGCCCGAACCGAAGGGGAACATGTGCGGCTGGAGGTGCATGACAACGGCATCGGAATCTCGAAAGAGAATCTCAAAAACATCTTCCGACACGGATTCACAACCAAAACAACCGGACATGGATTTGGACTTCATTCCTGTGCCAATTCGGCGAGGGAAATGGGGGGCAGCATGTCGGTTCACAGCGAGGGAGTCGGACGGGGTGCGACCTTCACCCTGAAACTGCCATTGCATGGGCGGAGTTCGAAGATCAACCATCCGGCTCCACAACAAGCAATTGATTCGCTGTCCATTGTGTCCCCTCCATCGTGTCCGCTGTTCAACATGTAG